One Candidatus Zixiibacteriota bacterium genomic window, ATAATGATATTGAAAGGAAAACTCCGAACCTTCAGAGTGTTTCCGAAAGCACGCTCCTCATCATATAAGATCGCACACCCTAGTCCGTAATCCGCCCTTAGCTTCTGTAAATGCAGTGGATTCGCTGACGTAATCAGTAAGACATGTTCGTAATCATCCGGACCGCGGGCTGATTCTCTCAGCCTCTCAAGCTCAATCAGACAAGCATCGCAGTCCGGCTTCACAAATGTAATCAGCGTTTTATCAATCACCAGCTCCGACAGCCGATGCCACTGACCATCGATGTCCTCAAGGCTGAAGTCCGTGAGGGTATCGCCCACCTGGATCGTTCCCATCTTCCTCAGGATCGCGGCGGTCTGCTCGGA contains:
- a CDS encoding redoxin domain-containing protein — protein: MDALRQMWNADEYRKQASEQTAAILRKMGTIQVGDTLTDFSLEDIDGQWHRLSELVIDKTLITFVKPDCDACLIELERLRESARGPDDYEHVLLITSANPLHLQKLRADYGLGCAILYDEERAFGNTLKVRSFPFNIIIDGSRVIEEIHANTLLPEDYERFFEEVRSRDVETAGVSTYGAKE